In Desulfovibrio sp. UIB00, the following are encoded in one genomic region:
- a CDS encoding phage tail protein, with translation MNRLALFSLSFWMNGAESTKLGKAAHAWFSMLGKAAAWSLDNRDPMTCDERTLNLLAWERCVRRYPGEPERLYRLRVTHAYANARDSGQTAGWGRIFERLELGGLSLAERVPGQDWDRVGIIADDSQFPDQQNVLEIIIEDYGRTCRRYYFDSRIPIPALAHVGRFSWHQETVEAAMSNRAIADAGARLAVFDHHAATLEAHL, from the coding sequence ATGAACAGGCTTGCCCTGTTTTCCCTGTCCTTCTGGATGAATGGCGCGGAAAGCACCAAGCTTGGCAAGGCTGCCCACGCGTGGTTTTCCATGCTGGGAAAGGCCGCAGCCTGGAGCCTGGACAATCGCGATCCCATGACCTGCGATGAACGCACCCTGAACCTTCTGGCCTGGGAGCGTTGCGTGCGGCGATACCCCGGCGAGCCGGAACGCCTCTACCGTCTGCGCGTCACCCATGCCTACGCCAACGCGCGCGACTCTGGGCAGACGGCAGGCTGGGGCCGCATTTTTGAGCGCCTGGAGCTTGGGGGCCTCTCCCTGGCCGAGCGCGTCCCCGGGCAAGACTGGGATCGCGTGGGCATCATTGCCGATGATTCGCAGTTTCCCGACCAGCAGAACGTGCTGGAAATCATCATTGAGGACTACGGCCGCACCTGCCGCCGCTATTACTTCGACAGCCGCATTCCCATTCCGGCCCTGGCCCATGTGGGCCGCTTTTCCTGGCATCAGGAAACCGTAGAAGCCGCCATGAGCAACCGCGCCATTGCCGATGCCGGCGCGCGTCTGGCCGTGTTTGACCACCATGCCGCCACACTGGAGGCGCATTTATGA
- a CDS encoding phage tail protein, which yields MSTYYQHDADGYYLYPVSDYGSTQPHNSLPDAPPIKPGKWARAVNGKWIQVENHTGESGYINGQPHTITEYGPYPDGWSATRPLPTLAEAQNSKRASISAGFDAAMSASLTMPSVGTPPSSFEVASALYDWRTDDPEGFASLLAIHTARRTALLAAVDAAETAEAVQAVVVSYAV from the coding sequence ATGAGTACGTATTACCAGCACGATGCGGATGGATATTATCTGTACCCTGTGAGCGACTACGGCAGCACCCAACCGCACAATTCCTTGCCTGATGCCCCGCCCATCAAACCGGGAAAATGGGCACGAGCGGTAAATGGCAAATGGATTCAGGTTGAAAACCACACCGGCGAATCCGGCTACATTAACGGGCAGCCCCATACTATTACGGAGTACGGCCCCTACCCTGACGGCTGGAGTGCAACACGGCCACTTCCCACTCTGGCAGAAGCGCAAAACAGCAAGCGCGCTTCAATCAGCGCGGGCTTTGACGCTGCCATGTCCGCAAGCCTCACCATGCCCAGCGTTGGTACACCACCTTCATCGTTTGAGGTTGCCTCCGCGCTGTACGACTGGCGCACAGATGACCCGGAAGGCTTTGCAAGTCTGCTGGCTATCCACACCGCCCGCCGCACTGCCCTGCTGGCCGCCGTGGATGCGGCCGAAACGGCTGAAGCCGTGCAGGCCGTAGTCGTCAGCTACGCTGTGTAG
- the amrS gene encoding AmmeMemoRadiSam system radical SAM enzyme, with translation MLAALWDSQPDGTVVCRLCAHRCRLRKGAKGICGVRVNMRGEMVSLVSKVVTAAAMDPIEKKPLYHFLPGSKIFSVGSAGCNFSCHFCQNNNIAHVPESGIVPGKRAAPEDLLALAQANRAQTMAFTYNEPTVFFELLYETAGMAAKKGIRSVLVTNGYMSKDCLAALSRCICAANVDLKSFSEAFYHKYCGGHLQPVLENLKAIKKLGWWLEVTTLVIPGLNDGQAEMEALAAFIRDELGPDTPWHVTGFHGAHLMIDHPDTPLATLEACWRIGREAGLNYVYIGNTRSPLGSNTFCPECNALVIERNGYDTRVRGAEGKCPKCGVQIPGVWK, from the coding sequence ATGCTTGCCGCGCTTTGGGATTCTCAGCCTGACGGCACTGTTGTATGTCGTCTGTGCGCTCACCGTTGCCGCCTGCGCAAAGGGGCCAAGGGCATTTGCGGGGTGCGCGTCAACATGCGGGGAGAAATGGTTTCTCTGGTCAGCAAGGTCGTTACCGCTGCTGCCATGGATCCCATTGAAAAAAAACCTCTTTACCATTTTTTGCCCGGTAGCAAGATTTTTTCTGTGGGTAGCGCCGGATGCAACTTTTCCTGCCATTTTTGCCAGAACAACAATATAGCCCACGTGCCGGAAAGCGGCATTGTGCCCGGCAAGCGCGCTGCGCCAGAAGATCTGCTGGCCCTGGCTCAGGCCAACCGCGCCCAGACCATGGCCTTTACCTACAACGAACCCACGGTTTTTTTTGAATTGCTTTACGAAACCGCAGGCATGGCGGCCAAGAAAGGCATACGCAGTGTGCTTGTGACCAACGGCTATATGTCCAAGGATTGCCTGGCGGCCCTGAGTCGGTGCATCTGCGCCGCCAATGTGGATCTGAAGTCGTTCAGCGAAGCCTTTTACCACAAATATTGCGGCGGGCATCTTCAGCCTGTGCTGGAAAATCTGAAGGCCATCAAAAAACTTGGCTGGTGGCTTGAGGTCACAACCCTGGTTATTCCCGGCCTCAATGATGGTCAGGCGGAAATGGAAGCGCTTGCGGCCTTTATCCGTGACGAGCTGGGGCCGGATACTCCTTGGCATGTGACGGGTTTTCACGGCGCGCATCTGATGATCGACCACCCGGACACGCCGCTGGCAACACTTGAGGCCTGTTGGCGCATCGGGCGCGAGGCCGGTCTGAATTATGTTTATATAGGAAACACGCGTAGCCCCTTGGGCAGCAATACGTTTTGCCCGGAATGCAATGCGCTGGTTATTGAACGGAACGGATACGACACGCGCGTGCGGGGTGCAGAAGGCAAGTGCCCCAAGTGCGGCGTGCAGATCCCGGGAGTCTGGAAATAA
- a CDS encoding DUF2590 family protein — MPATYCDLLIIDDDLALDAGGYPVLVPDRACIAQDIQHMIRESGLLVDIVGERNVRKRKTNLVKLSLMVDQDTRIKPGTTRIEETWTSRERVEFWLTAETRKFGRISFLAYADEAKEAK; from the coding sequence ATGCCTGCAACATACTGCGACCTGCTTATCATCGATGACGATCTTGCGCTGGATGCCGGGGGCTATCCCGTACTGGTGCCCGACCGTGCCTGCATCGCCCAGGACATTCAGCACATGATCCGCGAAAGCGGGCTGCTGGTGGACATTGTGGGCGAGCGCAACGTGCGCAAGCGCAAAACCAATCTCGTCAAGCTTTCGCTCATGGTGGATCAGGATACACGCATAAAACCCGGAACAACCCGCATTGAGGAAACCTGGACAAGCCGGGAGCGTGTCGAGTTCTGGCTTACTGCCGAAACACGAAAATTCGGACGCATCTCTTTTTTGGCCTATGCGGATGAAGCCAAGGAGGCAAAATAA
- a CDS encoding cob(I)yrinic acid a,c-diamide adenosyltransferase: protein MILVYTGDGKGKTSACVGQTVRALGQNMVVAFGQFMKRDGQAGEQAMLAKLLGERFFAGGLGFLRTDAERPAHREAALRVLGWAREQLEQADMLVLDETLYALSAGILGQQELEELMALARAKDCHLVLSGRSAPEWLVDAADLVTSMTEIKHPWRTGVKAAPGIEF from the coding sequence ATGATTCTTGTGTATACAGGTGACGGCAAAGGAAAAACCAGCGCCTGCGTGGGGCAGACCGTGCGTGCCCTGGGGCAGAATATGGTTGTGGCCTTTGGGCAGTTTATGAAGCGCGATGGGCAGGCGGGCGAGCAGGCTATGCTTGCCAAGCTGCTGGGAGAGCGCTTTTTTGCCGGTGGCTTGGGCTTTTTGCGTACCGATGCAGAGCGCCCCGCGCACCGTGAGGCTGCCCTGCGTGTGCTCGGCTGGGCGCGCGAGCAGCTCGAGCAGGCAGACATGCTGGTGCTGGATGAAACCCTGTATGCCCTGAGCGCCGGGATACTTGGGCAGCAGGAGCTGGAAGAACTCATGGCGCTGGCACGCGCCAAGGATTGTCATCTCGTGCTGTCTGGCCGCAGTGCGCCAGAATGGCTCGTGGATGCGGCAGACCTTGTGACCTCCATGACCGAAATCAAGCATCCTTGGCGCACTGGTGTCAAAGCAGCTCCGGGCATAGAATTTTAG
- a CDS encoding BON domain-containing protein, protein MKRLALLLLLFCVTLLNGCAYTGYSIYDDQRLMGTMSDDKELSAKIKTALLDESFSGGWSVAVYSFYGHVFLVGEIPDTMQGKAVTIANRYKPRSVTTHWFTPATSDSSNFVLATKLRKDLIATKGLSSTRIDTEVNSGRVVLLGVVRDDAEKQLAIQAARGVGGVTGVTSYLMFPQKAGQLDNMQPEHATGVSPMDGSMEPSGSPSITPVSSGANSPGGSGDVESRELP, encoded by the coding sequence ATGAAACGACTGGCGCTTCTACTGCTGCTGTTTTGCGTCACGCTGCTGAACGGCTGCGCATACACCGGCTATTCCATCTATGACGACCAGCGCCTGATGGGCACCATGTCGGACGACAAGGAACTCTCTGCCAAAATCAAGACTGCCCTGCTTGACGAAAGCTTCTCTGGCGGCTGGTCTGTTGCGGTATACAGTTTTTACGGCCATGTTTTCCTTGTGGGTGAAATACCCGACACAATGCAGGGCAAGGCTGTGACCATAGCCAACCGCTACAAACCCCGCTCGGTCACGACCCACTGGTTCACCCCCGCCACCAGCGACTCCAGCAATTTTGTGCTGGCCACCAAGCTGCGCAAAGACCTTATTGCCACCAAGGGGCTTTCTTCCACCCGTATAGATACGGAGGTAAATTCCGGGCGTGTGGTGCTGCTTGGCGTGGTGAGGGATGATGCGGAAAAGCAGCTCGCCATCCAGGCCGCGCGCGGTGTTGGTGGTGTGACGGGCGTAACAAGCTACCTCATGTTCCCCCAAAAGGCGGGCCAGCTTGATAACATGCAGCCGGAGCATGCCACAGGCGTGAGCCCCATGGACGGCAGCATGGAACCCTCCGGCAGCCCAAGCATCACCCCGGTTTCCAGCGGCGCGAACAGCCCCGGCGGTTCTGGCGATGTGGAGTCGCGCGAGCTGCCGTAG
- a CDS encoding baseplate J/gp47 family protein, with product MAGLTTYAKELFTGMLRDSGMPVTESEMQARWEACNANEDSLIRNDSSFSPFWRLISAIVTQPAQWLVALLVESVLPNSFLRFASGVYLDVYAWGLDLSRKGSAAARGRVVFTRASATGDLTIPAGSLVETPPVGGVVYRVKTLQESIIPNGAQSLEVAVEAEQHGEAWNLGAGYYSILSQPIDGIVDVTNPADWLDSPGADTETDDALRLRCRNQFAAVGQLHHDAAYKALIAAFTGIRIDYLFFEARQAVRGPGTANCYVMVESGPAPQSLCEAINSYIMGMGNHGHGDDLLCMPIPEQPEALTVTVHAVDEAGKERRAALAVEVESRIRCAFRQNTAHDMTKTLPQSRFSFSRLSDELHAALPDLKSVEFHRTEDIVSLLALPVLENLQIVPGEA from the coding sequence ATGGCTGGCCTGACAACCTATGCCAAGGAACTGTTTACAGGCATGCTGCGCGATTCTGGCATGCCCGTGACGGAATCCGAAATGCAGGCCCGCTGGGAGGCCTGCAACGCCAATGAGGATTCGCTGATCCGCAACGACTCGTCCTTCTCCCCTTTCTGGCGGCTCATTTCGGCAATTGTCACCCAGCCAGCGCAATGGCTCGTTGCACTGCTGGTAGAAAGCGTGTTGCCCAATTCCTTTTTACGGTTCGCATCTGGCGTGTATCTGGACGTGTACGCCTGGGGGCTTGACCTCTCGCGCAAGGGTTCTGCCGCTGCCAGAGGCCGCGTTGTTTTTACCAGGGCTTCCGCCACTGGCGACCTGACCATTCCCGCAGGCTCGCTTGTTGAAACGCCTCCAGTGGGCGGCGTGGTGTATCGTGTGAAAACCTTGCAGGAATCCATCATTCCCAACGGCGCGCAATCGCTTGAGGTTGCGGTGGAGGCCGAGCAGCACGGCGAGGCCTGGAACCTTGGGGCGGGCTATTATTCCATTCTTTCGCAGCCCATCGACGGCATTGTGGACGTGACCAATCCGGCGGACTGGCTGGATTCGCCCGGCGCTGATACGGAAACGGATGATGCCCTGCGCCTGCGCTGCCGCAACCAGTTTGCCGCTGTGGGGCAGCTACACCACGATGCAGCCTACAAGGCGCTGATCGCGGCATTCACAGGCATACGCATTGACTACCTCTTTTTTGAGGCCCGTCAGGCTGTGCGCGGCCCGGGAACAGCCAATTGCTATGTGATGGTTGAGAGCGGCCCGGCCCCGCAATCGCTGTGCGAGGCTATCAACAGCTATATCATGGGCATGGGCAACCACGGCCACGGCGATGACCTGCTGTGCATGCCCATACCCGAACAGCCGGAAGCGCTTACGGTCACCGTGCATGCTGTGGACGAAGCCGGGAAGGAACGCCGCGCCGCCCTGGCCGTGGAGGTGGAAAGCCGCATCCGTTGCGCATTCCGCCAAAATACAGCCCATGACATGACCAAGACATTGCCGCAGTCCCGCTTTTCCTTTTCCCGCCTGAGCGATGAGCTGCATGCGGCTCTGCCTGATCTTAAAAGCGTGGAATTTCACCGCACGGAAGACATTGTTTCCCTGCTGGCCCTGCCTGTGCTTGAAAACCTTCAGATCGTTCCGGGTGAAGCATGA
- the murA gene encoding UDP-N-acetylglucosamine 1-carboxyvinyltransferase, translated as MDKLVIEGGVPLTGGIEVSGSKNAALPILFACILLSEPVTITNVPNLRDIHTTIKLLNMLGCTCEYNDHRVQVQPGNLLPEAPYDLVRTMRASVLCLGPLLARIGQARVALPGGCAIGARPVDQHLKGLEQMGASFQLEEGYIIGRCRQLKGAHISFDMPTVGGTENLLMAAALADGETVLENAAREPEIVDLANFLRACGAKIEGHGTSVIRIQGVTSLHDGEYPVMPDRIEAGTFLVAAGITGGELMLRNCPFKDLEAVILKLRSMGMEITNTPEGVLARCAGLLRGTDVKTQPYPGFPTDMQAQLMALMCLAEGASVVEESIFENRFMHVLELMRMGAQIKVSGHTAMVRGVQKLTGAPVMASDLRASASLVLAGLAAKGVTEVRRIYHLDRGYESIEHKLNAVGARIRREKE; from the coding sequence ATGGACAAACTGGTTATTGAAGGCGGCGTTCCGCTTACTGGCGGCATTGAGGTCAGCGGGTCCAAAAATGCGGCCTTGCCCATTCTTTTTGCCTGCATTCTGCTGTCAGAGCCGGTCACAATCACCAATGTGCCCAACCTGCGTGATATACATACCACCATCAAGCTCCTGAACATGTTGGGCTGCACCTGCGAATACAACGATCATCGGGTACAGGTGCAGCCCGGCAATTTACTGCCGGAAGCTCCATATGATCTGGTGCGCACCATGCGCGCCTCTGTTCTGTGCCTTGGCCCGCTGCTGGCCCGCATTGGTCAGGCGCGCGTAGCCCTGCCCGGCGGTTGCGCCATTGGCGCACGCCCCGTAGACCAGCATCTCAAAGGGCTGGAGCAGATGGGCGCCAGCTTTCAGCTTGAAGAAGGCTATATCATTGGTCGTTGCCGCCAGCTCAAGGGCGCGCACATATCTTTTGACATGCCCACAGTGGGCGGCACGGAAAACCTGCTCATGGCCGCAGCCCTTGCAGATGGCGAAACTGTACTCGAAAACGCCGCCCGCGAGCCAGAAATTGTTGACCTCGCAAACTTTTTGCGGGCCTGCGGCGCAAAAATCGAGGGGCACGGCACATCCGTTATCCGCATTCAGGGCGTTACCTCCTTGCACGATGGGGAATACCCCGTCATGCCCGACCGCATTGAGGCGGGAACCTTCCTCGTGGCTGCTGGCATCACTGGCGGCGAACTGATGTTGCGCAACTGCCCTTTCAAAGATCTTGAAGCCGTTATTCTCAAACTGCGCAGCATGGGCATGGAGATCACCAACACCCCCGAGGGTGTGCTGGCGCGTTGCGCTGGCCTCTTGCGCGGCACGGATGTAAAAACCCAACCCTACCCGGGCTTTCCCACAGACATGCAGGCCCAGCTTATGGCGCTCATGTGCCTTGCCGAAGGGGCCAGTGTTGTGGAAGAAAGCATTTTTGAAAACCGCTTCATGCACGTGCTTGAGCTCATGCGCATGGGCGCGCAGATCAAGGTTTCCGGCCACACGGCCATGGTGCGCGGCGTGCAGAAGCTCACCGGCGCGCCAGTGATGGCCTCCGACCTCCGCGCCAGCGCCTCGCTGGTTCTGGCAGGCCTGGCGGCCAAGGGTGTTACCGAAGTACGGCGCATCTACCACCTCGACCGTGGCTATGAAAGCATCGAGCACAAGCTCAACGCCGTTGGGGCGCGTATCCGCCGCGAAAAAGAATAA
- a CDS encoding phage tail protein, translated as MSIILTAAGESLIARLQAEGKALIIDTMILANVPGQDHTQAIAPGVTVPAEAQIALRYAIPPQYRAYVNPNQVVYSAMLGSDMGDFVFNWQGLWCSEHATLVAVATFPALEKRRYDEANGKTGNNLTRNFLLTFTGARELTGLTISADVWQLDFTVRLNGIDERQRLANFDVYGQVFFDADGWLLQKTAEAYAFVPGLGYVGGIRAALAESLPLAAPESANLPQNVWLDVCLKHTGSDRVAEASPMLTPPAAPLADSAADDTGLMHYRALVARIEADGTVTDLRPRKTSGALPIPDIATPEVAGTIRPDGVTTELHGDRISVIGTPALYPSAFVNLFEQTCPAGFAVRNGGVITKADTTVPLLWAALHDAKNAWKCKSESQWQALSTAAGGVGGVPYFVLDKDARTIRLPDTRGDYERDAGFDGQSVGGWHQDSVQTGITSVQTHVGSDGHDISTVTGNVTWKDEGVRSVVTTGQGLYAPTYIVNQRQNAVETRTRAFIRLGCVFVGLFKG; from the coding sequence ATGAGTATAATACTGACCGCCGCGGGCGAGAGCCTTATTGCCCGCCTTCAGGCCGAGGGCAAGGCCCTCATTATCGACACCATGATTCTGGCCAACGTGCCCGGGCAGGATCACACCCAGGCCATTGCGCCCGGCGTCACCGTGCCGGCAGAGGCGCAAATCGCCCTGCGCTACGCCATACCCCCGCAGTACCGCGCCTACGTCAACCCCAACCAGGTTGTCTACAGCGCCATGCTGGGCAGCGACATGGGGGACTTTGTTTTCAACTGGCAGGGCCTCTGGTGCTCGGAACATGCAACGCTGGTAGCTGTGGCCACGTTCCCGGCGCTGGAAAAACGCCGTTACGACGAGGCCAACGGCAAGACGGGCAATAACCTGACCCGCAACTTTTTGCTGACCTTCACGGGTGCGCGGGAGCTTACGGGTCTGACCATCAGCGCCGACGTGTGGCAGCTTGATTTTACCGTGCGCCTCAACGGCATTGACGAGCGCCAGCGCCTCGCCAATTTCGATGTCTACGGCCAGGTCTTTTTCGATGCTGATGGCTGGCTGCTGCAAAAAACGGCAGAGGCCTACGCCTTTGTACCGGGCCTTGGCTATGTGGGCGGCATCCGCGCGGCACTGGCCGAGAGCCTGCCCCTGGCAGCGCCGGAGAGCGCCAACCTGCCGCAGAACGTCTGGCTTGACGTCTGCCTCAAGCACACCGGCAGCGACCGCGTGGCCGAGGCCTCGCCCATGCTCACGCCGCCCGCAGCCCCCCTGGCAGACAGCGCCGCTGACGATACTGGCCTCATGCACTACCGCGCCCTGGTGGCCCGCATCGAGGCGGACGGCACGGTCACGGATCTGCGACCGCGCAAAACATCCGGCGCGCTGCCCATTCCCGACATCGCCACTCCGGAAGTTGCAGGCACCATACGGCCCGATGGCGTCACCACCGAGCTGCATGGGGATCGGATATCCGTCATTGGCACACCCGCTCTCTATCCTTCAGCTTTTGTAAATCTGTTTGAACAGACATGCCCGGCAGGATTTGCGGTACGCAACGGGGGAGTCATCACCAAGGCTGATACGACTGTACCGTTACTATGGGCGGCATTGCACGACGCAAAAAATGCATGGAAGTGTAAAAGCGAATCACAGTGGCAGGCATTGTCAACGGCTGCTGGAGGTGTAGGAGGAGTACCTTATTTTGTGCTGGACAAAGACGCCAGAACAATACGACTGCCAGATACCCGTGGAGATTATGAACGCGATGCTGGATTTGACGGACAATCCGTAGGCGGGTGGCACCAGGATTCTGTACAGACTGGCATAACCAGTGTTCAAACTCATGTGGGATCAGACGGCCATGACATATCTACCGTAACCGGCAACGTGACGTGGAAAGATGAAGGAGTGCGTTCTGTTGTTACTACCGGACAAGGCCTTTACGCCCCGACATATATAGTAAATCAACGCCAAAACGCGGTGGAAACGCGCACAAGAGCTTTTATCAGACTCGGCTGCGTTTTTGTCGGCTTATTCAAAGGATAA
- a CDS encoding DUF2188 domain-containing protein: MASDQTHIVPNPNGGWDSKDTGNSRASKHFDRKADAQDWGRDHSRNIGSEFVIHDKKGVIRQKDSHGNDPCPPRDKR; the protein is encoded by the coding sequence ATGGCTAGTGATCAGACACATATTGTTCCCAATCCTAATGGTGGTTGGGATTCCAAAGATACCGGAAATTCTCGCGCCTCGAAACATTTTGACCGCAAGGCGGATGCCCAAGACTGGGGGCGGGATCACAGTCGGAATATCGGCAGTGAATTTGTCATCCATGATAAGAAAGGGGTTATCCGTCAAAAGGATTCCCACGGCAATGACCCCTGTCCGCCGCGTGATAAAAGATAG
- a CDS encoding translation initiation factor 2 gives MSVLTIYVAGSFKHKHGVRLLGRELRGMGCRMLDWTDKAVPPPGLTPAERRIWMDTDRDGGEVYAFCHNACLTADMVIYYGASGQDAGVEVGLAAGAGVPVLGIRGPLEGPGLMLHGAVRGWVDSVEEALDVVAALLAYVDADWKDFEVESNPVLRRMGEKLRARGSEL, from the coding sequence ATGTCTGTGTTGACCATCTATGTGGCCGGGTCTTTCAAGCACAAGCACGGAGTGCGCCTTCTGGGGCGCGAACTGCGGGGCATGGGTTGTCGCATGCTGGACTGGACAGACAAAGCCGTACCGCCGCCAGGGTTGACCCCCGCCGAGCGGCGCATCTGGATGGACACCGACCGTGACGGCGGCGAGGTCTACGCCTTTTGCCACAATGCGTGTCTGACAGCGGATATGGTCATTTATTACGGCGCTTCCGGGCAGGACGCCGGGGTGGAGGTGGGGCTGGCCGCCGGGGCTGGAGTTCCTGTGCTGGGTATTCGCGGCCCGCTGGAAGGGCCGGGGCTGATGCTGCACGGGGCTGTCAGAGGCTGGGTTGACAGCGTGGAAGAAGCGCTGGACGTTGTGGCCGCCTTGCTGGCCTACGTCGATGCCGACTGGAAAGATTTTGAGGTCGAGTCGAACCCGGTTTTACGCCGCATGGGCGAGAAATTGCGGGCGCGTGGGAGCGAACTCTGA
- a CDS encoding DNA-binding protein codes for MSFLILDDYTVPGFGLNMSIGAQFKDEDASGETSSTAKADKGKKGKKLEVRLSLRFKDANDLSELMRIAEATENGDGKIYTITNDTANAAGMRQGRFTGNLKVDEDEKLRMWSISFTLAEHVSVPEMEEARQGTRAASTQTNTGASVGSDEEEKEEELSSIEKVLKYLNEKIGPENEE; via the coding sequence ATGTCCTTTCTGATTCTTGACGACTACACGGTTCCCGGCTTCGGCCTGAACATGAGCATTGGCGCGCAGTTTAAAGACGAAGACGCCAGCGGCGAAACGTCATCCACCGCCAAGGCTGACAAAGGCAAAAAGGGCAAAAAGCTGGAAGTTCGGCTTTCTTTGCGCTTCAAGGATGCCAACGATCTGAGCGAGCTCATGCGGATTGCCGAGGCTACCGAAAACGGTGATGGCAAAATTTACACCATCACCAACGACACCGCCAATGCCGCAGGCATGCGACAGGGGCGTTTTACGGGCAACTTAAAGGTGGACGAAGACGAAAAACTGCGCATGTGGTCTATCAGCTTTACCCTGGCCGAGCATGTGTCTGTTCCTGAAATGGAAGAGGCCCGGCAGGGGACCAGGGCTGCGTCCACGCAAACCAACACGGGCGCTTCTGTTGGCAGCGATGAAGAGGAAAAAGAGGAAGAGCTGAGTTCCATCGAAAAAGTGCTCAAGTATCTTAACGAAAAAATCGGGCCGGAGAATGAAGAATGA